In a single window of the Lineus longissimus chromosome 4, tnLinLong1.2, whole genome shotgun sequence genome:
- the LOC135486651 gene encoding nuclear factor 1 X-type-like isoform X2 has translation MTMDEFHPFIEALLPHVKAFSYTWFNLQAAKRKYFKKHEKRMSMEEERRVKEELQNEKLEIKQKWASRLLAKLRKDICQEHREDFVLSVTGKRPPVCVLSNPDQKGKMRRIDCLRQADKVWRLDLVMVILFRAIPLESTDGERLEKAPSCINPQLCVNPAHISVSVRELDLYLANFIHSYVPRDYAETVQNIGEDIKVPGNIHSGVSGNDSVSATGVFSAKELLRVTQVTLAQPQNGQVHCPTNSYPKVDGSPGISYMYTTNYSNADLGLNMGSMVRPHPDQESLSPKSMRHKRMKRSHLTSVSSVDDDIESIGDEEAMYYGKSPASLPNQSSSWQGDHQLDANQGPMAHSPAMHSPHIVPTVVKQENGGGFCMVSSSNSVPQMSSVQRPSHVPTPPHNLSMPSSVLQTGPSHHSRPDSQPSSAVSSLSNQAPSNLTALEASNPLKSPLKYQQQPGNDTLSDFVNLVCQEAQNAQSQSNSNPSTPTVKSPTKLPQFFMPGMLPPPPPPPVARPVAILRTSDGQESVIRRDDSPPDHHRDTHTPTTGSTAGGNSGSAVSNNSGAPTPPPINRAIMSSPFAVIQGRPEHAFAHIHPQPPQVSSGTTTSGSSSIPSSPISRAGVMSSPFAFLGRPEHAFALFHPQPQLLNSTSARLQDPDRNPDFPNVDSHLHPYFKVFTYPSISPVNAISGVISPTTITLLASPVATPRTTPRSTPIPRWTAPLVLDEGMDYNMMTGLVPCSSDESSLLNDGNYFAFSERFFSVLHPPHADHLMDVHHHVATMESNHSPSPTKH, from the exons GACGAGTTCCATCCCTTCATTGAGGCGCTGCTACCTCACGTGAAGGCGTTCTCCTACACGTGGTTCAATCTTCAAGCTGCCAAGAGGAAATACTTCAAGAAACATGAAAAGCGTATGTCCATGGAGGAAGAGCGCAGGGTCAAGGAAGAACTTCAG AATGAGAAGTTGGAAATAAAGCAGAAATGGGCGTCACGGTTATTAGCGAAGCTTCGCAAGGATATTTGCCAGGAACATCGAGAAGATTTCGTCCTGAGTGTGACAGGCAAGCGCCCGCCTGTGTGTGTGCTAAGTAACCCAGATCAAAAAGGGAAAATGCGCAGAATTGACTGTTTACGACAAGCGGACAAAGTATGGCGACTGGACTTAGTGATGGTGATTCTCTTTCGGGCGATACCGTTAGAGAGTACGGACGGAGAGAGACTTGAAAAAGCACCGTCGTGTATCAACCCTCAGCTTTGTGTCAACCCGGCCCACATCAGTGTGTCAGTGAGAGAGCTGGATTTGTATTTAGCTAATTTCATACATAGTTATG TGCCAAGAGATTATGCAGAAACTGTACAGAATATTGGGGAGGATATAAAAG TTCCAGGGAATATTCATTCGGGGGTGTCGGGCAATGACAGCGTGTCAGCCACCGGGGTATTTTCAGCCAAGGAGCTGCTAAGGGTTACACAAG TGACGCTCGCTCAGCCGCAGAATGGCCAGGTTCACTGTCCAACTAATTCGTATCCAAAGGTGGACGGGTCTCCTGGtatcagttacatgtacacaacaaaCTACAGTAATGCAGACCTTGGACTCAACATGGGGAGTATGGTGCGCCCACATCCCGATCAGGAGTCCTTGAGTCCCAAGTCGATGCGCCATAAACGTATGAAGCGGAGCCACCTGACGTCAGTGTCGTCAGTCGACGATGACATCGAGAGCATCGGGGATGAGGAGGCCATGTATTATGGGAAATCTCCGGCCAGCCTCCCTAACCAGTCTTCCAGTTGGCAAGGTGATCACCAGTTAGATGCTAACCAAG GACCAATGGCTCACAGCCCAGCTATGCATTCACCCCATATCGTTCCCACTGTTGTGAAGCAAGAGAACGGGGGTGGCTTTTGTATGGTTTCCTCATCCAACTCAGTACCTCAGATGAGCAGCGTGCAGCGGCCGAGTCACGTGCCCACACCTCCGCACAACCTGAGTATGCCATCGTCAGTATTGCAGACCGGGCCAAGCCACCATTCAAGGCCAGACTCGCAACCTTCCTCGGCTGTTAGCAGCCTGA GCAACCAAGCGCCGTCTAACCTAACAGCCCTAGAGGCAAGCAACCCATTAAAAAGCCCACTGAAATATCAACAGCAGCCAGGCAATGATACGCTGTCGGACTTCGTCAACCTGGTTTGCCAGGAGGCTCAAAATGCACAAAGCCAG TCGAACTCGAATCCGTCAACACCAACTGTGAAAAGTCCAACCAAACTTCCTCAGTTCTTCATGCCAGGAATGCTACCTCCTCCTCCACCTCCTCCAGTGGCTCGACCGGTGGCGATCTTGCGCACATCTGACGGGCAGGAGTCTGTGATTCGGCGAGATGACTCGCCGCCCGATCACCATCGGGATACCCATACGCCGACGACAGGGAGCACTGCAG GTGGCAACAGTGGATCTGCTGTGTCCAACAATTCTGGTGCTCCGACCCCTCCTCCTATAAACCGGGCGATCATGTCTAGTCCGTTTGCTGTGATCCAGGGCAGGCCTGAGCACGCGTTTGCCCACATTCACCCTCAGCCGCCCCAGGTGAGTAGCGGCACCACTACTTCTGGTTCATCGAGTATACCGAGTAGTCCCATAAGCAGAGCTGGTGTCATGTCCAGCCCGTTCGCCTTTTTGGGGCGGCCAGAGCATGCGTTTGCATTATTCCATCCCCAACCTCAG CTGTTGAATTCCACTTCCGCCCGTCTGCAAGACCCTGACAGAAACCCCGACTTCCCCAACGTTGATAGTCACTTACATCCTTATTTTAAG GTGTTTACATATCCGAGTATCAGTCCTGTAAATGCCATTAGCGGTGTGATCAGCCCGACTACCATAACACTGCTAGCATCGCCTGTGGCCACGCCGAGAACAACACCAAGGTCTACACCGATCCCCCGCTGGACAGCGCCGCTCGTCCTAGATGAAGGGATGGACTATAACATGATGACAGGGCTGGTGCCTTGTAGCTCAGATGAATCGTCACTGCTGAATGATG GCAATTATTTTGCATTTTCAGAACGTTTCTTCTCAGTCCTCCATCCACCCCATGCTGATCATCTGATGGACGTACATCATCACGTTGCGACGATGGAATCCAACCACTCGCCGTCGCCAACGAAACACTAG
- the LOC135486651 gene encoding nuclear factor 1 X-type-like isoform X3 has translation MTMDEFHPFIEALLPHVKAFSYTWFNLQAAKRKYFKKHEKRMSMEEERRVKEELQNEKLEIKQKWASRLLAKLRKDICQEHREDFVLSVTGKRPPVCVLSNPDQKGKMRRIDCLRQADKVWRLDLVMVILFRAIPLESTDGERLEKAPSCINPQLCVNPAHISVSVRELDLYLANFIHSYVPRDYAETVQNIGEDIKVPGNIHSGVSGNDSVSATGVFSAKELLRVTQVTLAQPQNGQVHCPTNSYPKVDGSPGISYMYTTNYSNADLGLNMGSMVRPHPDQESLSPKSMRHKRMKRSHLTSVSSVDDDIESIGDEEAMYYGKSPASLPNQSSSWQGDHQLDANQGMIRLRPMAHSPAMHSPHIVPTVVKQENGGGFCMVSSSNSVPQMSSVQRPSHVPTPPHNLSMPSSVLQTGPSHHSRPDSQPSSAVSSLSNQAPSNLTALEASNPLKSPLKYQQQPGNDTLSDFVNLVCQEAQNAQSQSNSNPSTPTVKSPTKLPQFFMPGMLPPPPPPPVARPVAILRTSDGQESVIRRDDSPPDHHRDTHTPTTGSTAGGNSGSAVSNNSGAPTPPPINRAIMSSPFAVIQGRPEHAFAHIHPQPPQVSSGTTTSGSSSIPSSPISRAGVMSSPFAFLGRPEHAFALFHPQPQLLNSTSARLQDPDRNPDFPNVDSHLHPYFKVFTYPSISPVNAISGVISPTTITLLASPVATPRTTPRSTPIPRWTAPLVLDEGMDYNMMTGLVPCSSDESSLLNDERFFSVLHPPHADHLMDVHHHVATMESNHSPSPTKH, from the exons GACGAGTTCCATCCCTTCATTGAGGCGCTGCTACCTCACGTGAAGGCGTTCTCCTACACGTGGTTCAATCTTCAAGCTGCCAAGAGGAAATACTTCAAGAAACATGAAAAGCGTATGTCCATGGAGGAAGAGCGCAGGGTCAAGGAAGAACTTCAG AATGAGAAGTTGGAAATAAAGCAGAAATGGGCGTCACGGTTATTAGCGAAGCTTCGCAAGGATATTTGCCAGGAACATCGAGAAGATTTCGTCCTGAGTGTGACAGGCAAGCGCCCGCCTGTGTGTGTGCTAAGTAACCCAGATCAAAAAGGGAAAATGCGCAGAATTGACTGTTTACGACAAGCGGACAAAGTATGGCGACTGGACTTAGTGATGGTGATTCTCTTTCGGGCGATACCGTTAGAGAGTACGGACGGAGAGAGACTTGAAAAAGCACCGTCGTGTATCAACCCTCAGCTTTGTGTCAACCCGGCCCACATCAGTGTGTCAGTGAGAGAGCTGGATTTGTATTTAGCTAATTTCATACATAGTTATG TGCCAAGAGATTATGCAGAAACTGTACAGAATATTGGGGAGGATATAAAAG TTCCAGGGAATATTCATTCGGGGGTGTCGGGCAATGACAGCGTGTCAGCCACCGGGGTATTTTCAGCCAAGGAGCTGCTAAGGGTTACACAAG TGACGCTCGCTCAGCCGCAGAATGGCCAGGTTCACTGTCCAACTAATTCGTATCCAAAGGTGGACGGGTCTCCTGGtatcagttacatgtacacaacaaaCTACAGTAATGCAGACCTTGGACTCAACATGGGGAGTATGGTGCGCCCACATCCCGATCAGGAGTCCTTGAGTCCCAAGTCGATGCGCCATAAACGTATGAAGCGGAGCCACCTGACGTCAGTGTCGTCAGTCGACGATGACATCGAGAGCATCGGGGATGAGGAGGCCATGTATTATGGGAAATCTCCGGCCAGCCTCCCTAACCAGTCTTCCAGTTGGCAAGGTGATCACCAGTTAGATGCTAACCAAGGTATGATCAGATTAA GACCAATGGCTCACAGCCCAGCTATGCATTCACCCCATATCGTTCCCACTGTTGTGAAGCAAGAGAACGGGGGTGGCTTTTGTATGGTTTCCTCATCCAACTCAGTACCTCAGATGAGCAGCGTGCAGCGGCCGAGTCACGTGCCCACACCTCCGCACAACCTGAGTATGCCATCGTCAGTATTGCAGACCGGGCCAAGCCACCATTCAAGGCCAGACTCGCAACCTTCCTCGGCTGTTAGCAGCCTGA GCAACCAAGCGCCGTCTAACCTAACAGCCCTAGAGGCAAGCAACCCATTAAAAAGCCCACTGAAATATCAACAGCAGCCAGGCAATGATACGCTGTCGGACTTCGTCAACCTGGTTTGCCAGGAGGCTCAAAATGCACAAAGCCAG TCGAACTCGAATCCGTCAACACCAACTGTGAAAAGTCCAACCAAACTTCCTCAGTTCTTCATGCCAGGAATGCTACCTCCTCCTCCACCTCCTCCAGTGGCTCGACCGGTGGCGATCTTGCGCACATCTGACGGGCAGGAGTCTGTGATTCGGCGAGATGACTCGCCGCCCGATCACCATCGGGATACCCATACGCCGACGACAGGGAGCACTGCAG GTGGCAACAGTGGATCTGCTGTGTCCAACAATTCTGGTGCTCCGACCCCTCCTCCTATAAACCGGGCGATCATGTCTAGTCCGTTTGCTGTGATCCAGGGCAGGCCTGAGCACGCGTTTGCCCACATTCACCCTCAGCCGCCCCAGGTGAGTAGCGGCACCACTACTTCTGGTTCATCGAGTATACCGAGTAGTCCCATAAGCAGAGCTGGTGTCATGTCCAGCCCGTTCGCCTTTTTGGGGCGGCCAGAGCATGCGTTTGCATTATTCCATCCCCAACCTCAG CTGTTGAATTCCACTTCCGCCCGTCTGCAAGACCCTGACAGAAACCCCGACTTCCCCAACGTTGATAGTCACTTACATCCTTATTTTAAG GTGTTTACATATCCGAGTATCAGTCCTGTAAATGCCATTAGCGGTGTGATCAGCCCGACTACCATAACACTGCTAGCATCGCCTGTGGCCACGCCGAGAACAACACCAAGGTCTACACCGATCCCCCGCTGGACAGCGCCGCTCGTCCTAGATGAAGGGATGGACTATAACATGATGACAGGGCTGGTGCCTTGTAGCTCAGATGAATCGTCACTGCTGAATGATG AACGTTTCTTCTCAGTCCTCCATCCACCCCATGCTGATCATCTGATGGACGTACATCATCACGTTGCGACGATGGAATCCAACCACTCGCCGTCGCCAACGAAACACTAG
- the LOC135486651 gene encoding nuclear factor 1 X-type-like isoform X1 codes for MTMDEFHPFIEALLPHVKAFSYTWFNLQAAKRKYFKKHEKRMSMEEERRVKEELQNEKLEIKQKWASRLLAKLRKDICQEHREDFVLSVTGKRPPVCVLSNPDQKGKMRRIDCLRQADKVWRLDLVMVILFRAIPLESTDGERLEKAPSCINPQLCVNPAHISVSVRELDLYLANFIHSYVPRDYAETVQNIGEDIKVPGNIHSGVSGNDSVSATGVFSAKELLRVTQVTLAQPQNGQVHCPTNSYPKVDGSPGISYMYTTNYSNADLGLNMGSMVRPHPDQESLSPKSMRHKRMKRSHLTSVSSVDDDIESIGDEEAMYYGKSPASLPNQSSSWQGDHQLDANQGMIRLRPMAHSPAMHSPHIVPTVVKQENGGGFCMVSSSNSVPQMSSVQRPSHVPTPPHNLSMPSSVLQTGPSHHSRPDSQPSSAVSSLSNQAPSNLTALEASNPLKSPLKYQQQPGNDTLSDFVNLVCQEAQNAQSQSNSNPSTPTVKSPTKLPQFFMPGMLPPPPPPPVARPVAILRTSDGQESVIRRDDSPPDHHRDTHTPTTGSTAGGNSGSAVSNNSGAPTPPPINRAIMSSPFAVIQGRPEHAFAHIHPQPPQVSSGTTTSGSSSIPSSPISRAGVMSSPFAFLGRPEHAFALFHPQPQLLNSTSARLQDPDRNPDFPNVDSHLHPYFKVFTYPSISPVNAISGVISPTTITLLASPVATPRTTPRSTPIPRWTAPLVLDEGMDYNMMTGLVPCSSDESSLLNDGNYFAFSERFFSVLHPPHADHLMDVHHHVATMESNHSPSPTKH; via the exons GACGAGTTCCATCCCTTCATTGAGGCGCTGCTACCTCACGTGAAGGCGTTCTCCTACACGTGGTTCAATCTTCAAGCTGCCAAGAGGAAATACTTCAAGAAACATGAAAAGCGTATGTCCATGGAGGAAGAGCGCAGGGTCAAGGAAGAACTTCAG AATGAGAAGTTGGAAATAAAGCAGAAATGGGCGTCACGGTTATTAGCGAAGCTTCGCAAGGATATTTGCCAGGAACATCGAGAAGATTTCGTCCTGAGTGTGACAGGCAAGCGCCCGCCTGTGTGTGTGCTAAGTAACCCAGATCAAAAAGGGAAAATGCGCAGAATTGACTGTTTACGACAAGCGGACAAAGTATGGCGACTGGACTTAGTGATGGTGATTCTCTTTCGGGCGATACCGTTAGAGAGTACGGACGGAGAGAGACTTGAAAAAGCACCGTCGTGTATCAACCCTCAGCTTTGTGTCAACCCGGCCCACATCAGTGTGTCAGTGAGAGAGCTGGATTTGTATTTAGCTAATTTCATACATAGTTATG TGCCAAGAGATTATGCAGAAACTGTACAGAATATTGGGGAGGATATAAAAG TTCCAGGGAATATTCATTCGGGGGTGTCGGGCAATGACAGCGTGTCAGCCACCGGGGTATTTTCAGCCAAGGAGCTGCTAAGGGTTACACAAG TGACGCTCGCTCAGCCGCAGAATGGCCAGGTTCACTGTCCAACTAATTCGTATCCAAAGGTGGACGGGTCTCCTGGtatcagttacatgtacacaacaaaCTACAGTAATGCAGACCTTGGACTCAACATGGGGAGTATGGTGCGCCCACATCCCGATCAGGAGTCCTTGAGTCCCAAGTCGATGCGCCATAAACGTATGAAGCGGAGCCACCTGACGTCAGTGTCGTCAGTCGACGATGACATCGAGAGCATCGGGGATGAGGAGGCCATGTATTATGGGAAATCTCCGGCCAGCCTCCCTAACCAGTCTTCCAGTTGGCAAGGTGATCACCAGTTAGATGCTAACCAAGGTATGATCAGATTAA GACCAATGGCTCACAGCCCAGCTATGCATTCACCCCATATCGTTCCCACTGTTGTGAAGCAAGAGAACGGGGGTGGCTTTTGTATGGTTTCCTCATCCAACTCAGTACCTCAGATGAGCAGCGTGCAGCGGCCGAGTCACGTGCCCACACCTCCGCACAACCTGAGTATGCCATCGTCAGTATTGCAGACCGGGCCAAGCCACCATTCAAGGCCAGACTCGCAACCTTCCTCGGCTGTTAGCAGCCTGA GCAACCAAGCGCCGTCTAACCTAACAGCCCTAGAGGCAAGCAACCCATTAAAAAGCCCACTGAAATATCAACAGCAGCCAGGCAATGATACGCTGTCGGACTTCGTCAACCTGGTTTGCCAGGAGGCTCAAAATGCACAAAGCCAG TCGAACTCGAATCCGTCAACACCAACTGTGAAAAGTCCAACCAAACTTCCTCAGTTCTTCATGCCAGGAATGCTACCTCCTCCTCCACCTCCTCCAGTGGCTCGACCGGTGGCGATCTTGCGCACATCTGACGGGCAGGAGTCTGTGATTCGGCGAGATGACTCGCCGCCCGATCACCATCGGGATACCCATACGCCGACGACAGGGAGCACTGCAG GTGGCAACAGTGGATCTGCTGTGTCCAACAATTCTGGTGCTCCGACCCCTCCTCCTATAAACCGGGCGATCATGTCTAGTCCGTTTGCTGTGATCCAGGGCAGGCCTGAGCACGCGTTTGCCCACATTCACCCTCAGCCGCCCCAGGTGAGTAGCGGCACCACTACTTCTGGTTCATCGAGTATACCGAGTAGTCCCATAAGCAGAGCTGGTGTCATGTCCAGCCCGTTCGCCTTTTTGGGGCGGCCAGAGCATGCGTTTGCATTATTCCATCCCCAACCTCAG CTGTTGAATTCCACTTCCGCCCGTCTGCAAGACCCTGACAGAAACCCCGACTTCCCCAACGTTGATAGTCACTTACATCCTTATTTTAAG GTGTTTACATATCCGAGTATCAGTCCTGTAAATGCCATTAGCGGTGTGATCAGCCCGACTACCATAACACTGCTAGCATCGCCTGTGGCCACGCCGAGAACAACACCAAGGTCTACACCGATCCCCCGCTGGACAGCGCCGCTCGTCCTAGATGAAGGGATGGACTATAACATGATGACAGGGCTGGTGCCTTGTAGCTCAGATGAATCGTCACTGCTGAATGATG GCAATTATTTTGCATTTTCAGAACGTTTCTTCTCAGTCCTCCATCCACCCCATGCTGATCATCTGATGGACGTACATCATCACGTTGCGACGATGGAATCCAACCACTCGCCGTCGCCAACGAAACACTAG
- the LOC135486651 gene encoding nuclear factor 1 X-type-like isoform X4 — protein MTMDEFHPFIEALLPHVKAFSYTWFNLQAAKRKYFKKHEKRMSMEEERRVKEELQNEKLEIKQKWASRLLAKLRKDICQEHREDFVLSVTGKRPPVCVLSNPDQKGKMRRIDCLRQADKVWRLDLVMVILFRAIPLESTDGERLEKAPSCINPQLCVNPAHISVSVRELDLYLANFIHSYVPRDYAETVQNIGEDIKVPGNIHSGVSGNDSVSATGVFSAKELLRVTQVTLAQPQNGQVHCPTNSYPKVDGSPGISYMYTTNYSNADLGLNMGSMVRPHPDQESLSPKSMRHKRMKRSHLTSVSSVDDDIESIGDEEAMYYGKSPASLPNQSSSWQGDHQLDANQGMIRLRPMAHSPAMHSPHIVPTVVKQENGGGFCMVSSSNSVPQMSSVQRPSHVPTPPHNLSMPSSVLQTGPSHHSRPDSQPSSAVSSLSNQAPSNLTALEASNPLKSPLKYQQQPGNDTLSDFVNLVCQEAQNAQSQSNSNPSTPTVKSPTKLPQFFMPGMLPPPPPPPVARPVAILRTSDGQESVIRRDDSPPDHHRDTHTPTTGSTAGGNSGSAVSNNSGAPTPPPINRAIMSSPFAVIQGRPEHAFAHIHPQPPQVSSGTTTSGSSSIPSSPISRAGVMSSPFAFLGRPEHAFALFHPQPQVFTYPSISPVNAISGVISPTTITLLASPVATPRTTPRSTPIPRWTAPLVLDEGMDYNMMTGLVPCSSDESSLLNDGNYFAFSERFFSVLHPPHADHLMDVHHHVATMESNHSPSPTKH, from the exons GACGAGTTCCATCCCTTCATTGAGGCGCTGCTACCTCACGTGAAGGCGTTCTCCTACACGTGGTTCAATCTTCAAGCTGCCAAGAGGAAATACTTCAAGAAACATGAAAAGCGTATGTCCATGGAGGAAGAGCGCAGGGTCAAGGAAGAACTTCAG AATGAGAAGTTGGAAATAAAGCAGAAATGGGCGTCACGGTTATTAGCGAAGCTTCGCAAGGATATTTGCCAGGAACATCGAGAAGATTTCGTCCTGAGTGTGACAGGCAAGCGCCCGCCTGTGTGTGTGCTAAGTAACCCAGATCAAAAAGGGAAAATGCGCAGAATTGACTGTTTACGACAAGCGGACAAAGTATGGCGACTGGACTTAGTGATGGTGATTCTCTTTCGGGCGATACCGTTAGAGAGTACGGACGGAGAGAGACTTGAAAAAGCACCGTCGTGTATCAACCCTCAGCTTTGTGTCAACCCGGCCCACATCAGTGTGTCAGTGAGAGAGCTGGATTTGTATTTAGCTAATTTCATACATAGTTATG TGCCAAGAGATTATGCAGAAACTGTACAGAATATTGGGGAGGATATAAAAG TTCCAGGGAATATTCATTCGGGGGTGTCGGGCAATGACAGCGTGTCAGCCACCGGGGTATTTTCAGCCAAGGAGCTGCTAAGGGTTACACAAG TGACGCTCGCTCAGCCGCAGAATGGCCAGGTTCACTGTCCAACTAATTCGTATCCAAAGGTGGACGGGTCTCCTGGtatcagttacatgtacacaacaaaCTACAGTAATGCAGACCTTGGACTCAACATGGGGAGTATGGTGCGCCCACATCCCGATCAGGAGTCCTTGAGTCCCAAGTCGATGCGCCATAAACGTATGAAGCGGAGCCACCTGACGTCAGTGTCGTCAGTCGACGATGACATCGAGAGCATCGGGGATGAGGAGGCCATGTATTATGGGAAATCTCCGGCCAGCCTCCCTAACCAGTCTTCCAGTTGGCAAGGTGATCACCAGTTAGATGCTAACCAAGGTATGATCAGATTAA GACCAATGGCTCACAGCCCAGCTATGCATTCACCCCATATCGTTCCCACTGTTGTGAAGCAAGAGAACGGGGGTGGCTTTTGTATGGTTTCCTCATCCAACTCAGTACCTCAGATGAGCAGCGTGCAGCGGCCGAGTCACGTGCCCACACCTCCGCACAACCTGAGTATGCCATCGTCAGTATTGCAGACCGGGCCAAGCCACCATTCAAGGCCAGACTCGCAACCTTCCTCGGCTGTTAGCAGCCTGA GCAACCAAGCGCCGTCTAACCTAACAGCCCTAGAGGCAAGCAACCCATTAAAAAGCCCACTGAAATATCAACAGCAGCCAGGCAATGATACGCTGTCGGACTTCGTCAACCTGGTTTGCCAGGAGGCTCAAAATGCACAAAGCCAG TCGAACTCGAATCCGTCAACACCAACTGTGAAAAGTCCAACCAAACTTCCTCAGTTCTTCATGCCAGGAATGCTACCTCCTCCTCCACCTCCTCCAGTGGCTCGACCGGTGGCGATCTTGCGCACATCTGACGGGCAGGAGTCTGTGATTCGGCGAGATGACTCGCCGCCCGATCACCATCGGGATACCCATACGCCGACGACAGGGAGCACTGCAG GTGGCAACAGTGGATCTGCTGTGTCCAACAATTCTGGTGCTCCGACCCCTCCTCCTATAAACCGGGCGATCATGTCTAGTCCGTTTGCTGTGATCCAGGGCAGGCCTGAGCACGCGTTTGCCCACATTCACCCTCAGCCGCCCCAGGTGAGTAGCGGCACCACTACTTCTGGTTCATCGAGTATACCGAGTAGTCCCATAAGCAGAGCTGGTGTCATGTCCAGCCCGTTCGCCTTTTTGGGGCGGCCAGAGCATGCGTTTGCATTATTCCATCCCCAACCTCAG GTGTTTACATATCCGAGTATCAGTCCTGTAAATGCCATTAGCGGTGTGATCAGCCCGACTACCATAACACTGCTAGCATCGCCTGTGGCCACGCCGAGAACAACACCAAGGTCTACACCGATCCCCCGCTGGACAGCGCCGCTCGTCCTAGATGAAGGGATGGACTATAACATGATGACAGGGCTGGTGCCTTGTAGCTCAGATGAATCGTCACTGCTGAATGATG GCAATTATTTTGCATTTTCAGAACGTTTCTTCTCAGTCCTCCATCCACCCCATGCTGATCATCTGATGGACGTACATCATCACGTTGCGACGATGGAATCCAACCACTCGCCGTCGCCAACGAAACACTAG